A genomic region of Miscanthus floridulus cultivar M001 chromosome 3, ASM1932011v1, whole genome shotgun sequence contains the following coding sequences:
- the LOC136542752 gene encoding probable mitochondrial adenine nucleotide transporter BTL1 isoform X2, translating into MNLNFEASDEFLTDCLRASLLSNLPQTILESREAREFASGALAGAMSKAILAPLETLRTRMVVGVGSRHIFGSLVEIIEQSGWQGLWAGNTINMLRVIPTQAVELGTFECVKRSMTEAQEKWKKDGYPKIQLGNMKIELPLHFLSPVAIAGAAAGIAATLACHPLEVIKDRLTINRELYPSINLAFSRIYRTDGIGGFYAGLCPTLIGMIPYTTCYFFMYDTIKTSYCRLHKKPSLSRPELLLIGALSGLTASTISFPLEVARKRLMVGALQGKCPPNMIAALSEVIRGEGFLGLYRGWGASCLKVMPHSGITWVLYEAWKDALLAERNKLRGLAN; encoded by the exons ATGAATCTAAACTTTGAAGCTAGTGATGAATTTTTGACTGATTGTTTGAGGGCTTCCCTTTTATCCAATTTACCACAGACTATTTTGGAGAGCAGAGAGGCCAGAGAATTTGCCAGTGGGGCACTAGCTGGTGCTATGTCAAAGGCTATCCTTGCCCCTCTAGAGACTCTCAG GACAAGAATGGTTGTAGGAGTAGGATCTAGGCATATTTTTGGTAGTTTGGTGGAGATCATCGAACAAAGTGGGTGGCAAGGGCTTTGGGCAGGAAATACAATCAATATGCTCCGTGTTATTCCAACCCAAGCAGTTGAACTCGGAACATTTGAATGTGTCAAGAGGAGCATGacagaagcacaagagaaatggaaaaaggacggATACCCAAAGATACAGCTTGGTAATATgaaaatcgagcttccacttcacTTCTTATCTCCCGTTGCTATTGCCGGTGCTGCTGCTGGAATAGCTGCCACATTGGCGTGCCATCCTCTCGAAGTTATCAAG GATCGCTTGACTATCAATCGAGAGCTTTATCCAAGCATTAACCTTGCCTTCAGCAGGATCTATCGGACTGATGGTATAGGTGGTTTCTATGCTGGCCTCTGTCCAACACTAATTGGCATGATTCCTTACACCACATGCTACTTTTTTATGTATGATACAATCAAGACCTCTTACTGCCGCTTGCATAAGAAGCCATCTTTGAGTCGCCCTGAGCTTCTACTTATCGGGGCTCTTTCAG GTCTCACTGCAAGCACAATCAGCTTCCCGCTGGAGGTAGCAAGGAAGCGGCTGATGGTCGGCGCCCTGCAGGGGAAGTGCCCGCCAAACATGATTGCTGCTTTGTCAGAGGTGATCCGGGGGGAGGGCTTCCTGGGGCTTTACCGTGGGTGGGGGGCAAGCTGCCTGAAGGTCATGCCACATTCCGGCATCACCTGGGTGTTGTACGAGGCATGGAAGGATGCTCTTCTGGCTGAGAGGAACAAGCTGCGCGGCTTAGCAAATTGA
- the LOC136542752 gene encoding probable mitochondrial adenine nucleotide transporter BTL1 isoform X1, whose product MALSKDDCLDGAKVTEVGVGGYKELLVMALPKDDGLDGAKVAEAIGVRLPDFGGAVRTILESREAREFASGALAGAMSKAILAPLETLRTRMVVGVGSRHIFGSLVEIIEQSGWQGLWAGNTINMLRVIPTQAVELGTFECVKRSMTEAQEKWKKDGYPKIQLGNMKIELPLHFLSPVAIAGAAAGIAATLACHPLEVIKDRLTINRELYPSINLAFSRIYRTDGIGGFYAGLCPTLIGMIPYTTCYFFMYDTIKTSYCRLHKKPSLSRPELLLIGALSGLTASTISFPLEVARKRLMVGALQGKCPPNMIAALSEVIRGEGFLGLYRGWGASCLKVMPHSGITWVLYEAWKDALLAERNKLRGLAN is encoded by the exons ATGGCGCTGTCTAAGGACGACTGCCTCGACGGCGCCAAGGTCACGGAGGTAGGAGTGGGAGGCTACAAGGAGCTTCTCGTCATGGCGCTGCCTAAGGACGACGGCCTCGACGGCGCCAAGGTCGCGGAGGCCATCGGCGTCAGGCTACCGGACTTCGGAGGGGCCGTAAGG ACTATTTTGGAGAGCAGAGAGGCCAGAGAATTTGCCAGTGGGGCACTAGCTGGTGCTATGTCAAAGGCTATCCTTGCCCCTCTAGAGACTCTCAG GACAAGAATGGTTGTAGGAGTAGGATCTAGGCATATTTTTGGTAGTTTGGTGGAGATCATCGAACAAAGTGGGTGGCAAGGGCTTTGGGCAGGAAATACAATCAATATGCTCCGTGTTATTCCAACCCAAGCAGTTGAACTCGGAACATTTGAATGTGTCAAGAGGAGCATGacagaagcacaagagaaatggaaaaaggacggATACCCAAAGATACAGCTTGGTAATATgaaaatcgagcttccacttcacTTCTTATCTCCCGTTGCTATTGCCGGTGCTGCTGCTGGAATAGCTGCCACATTGGCGTGCCATCCTCTCGAAGTTATCAAG GATCGCTTGACTATCAATCGAGAGCTTTATCCAAGCATTAACCTTGCCTTCAGCAGGATCTATCGGACTGATGGTATAGGTGGTTTCTATGCTGGCCTCTGTCCAACACTAATTGGCATGATTCCTTACACCACATGCTACTTTTTTATGTATGATACAATCAAGACCTCTTACTGCCGCTTGCATAAGAAGCCATCTTTGAGTCGCCCTGAGCTTCTACTTATCGGGGCTCTTTCAG GTCTCACTGCAAGCACAATCAGCTTCCCGCTGGAGGTAGCAAGGAAGCGGCTGATGGTCGGCGCCCTGCAGGGGAAGTGCCCGCCAAACATGATTGCTGCTTTGTCAGAGGTGATCCGGGGGGAGGGCTTCCTGGGGCTTTACCGTGGGTGGGGGGCAAGCTGCCTGAAGGTCATGCCACATTCCGGCATCACCTGGGTGTTGTACGAGGCATGGAAGGATGCTCTTCTGGCTGAGAGGAACAAGCTGCGCGGCTTAGCAAATTGA
- the LOC136542751 gene encoding RNA pseudouridine synthase 6, chloroplastic isoform X2 produces MPKPVASVASLLPQLWHRPFRRAPILPRARGLSSSSATLTAHSAPRRRSVLPRSTSTHLAAVSTSAAAVEAPAATPYPVYDRLLPCPLQDDPPRIEHLVAREDEVAADFISRSLGLPPLYAADLIKFGAVYYALVAPQPPPYASPEHFKIFREVTEPSILRRRASIKGKTVREAQKTFRVTDPNQRLEAGTYLRVHVHPKRFPRCYEIEWKSRVIAVADEYVVLDKPAATSVGGATDNIEESCAVFTLRALGLETPLLTTHQIDNCSEGWFVTLLDYTQMWKIGTITHYMRPVNRAPRLVSEDCIERWHLCQMEVLNCRKVPWPSSSIRKAYNVNGCGWPQQEAAYECKINLLTGKTHQIRAQLAAIGAPIIGDSAYMTAAMAVMANPSINPFGRERLSYNSEEEKEATIEAWIASHGKEPKSVIGLQASEISWDHEGEHHSYKARVPWWQQDSVESDLV; encoded by the exons ATGCCGAAGCCAGTGGCCTCCGTCGCTTCCCTCCTCCCGCAGCTATGGCACCGCCCCTTCCGTCGCGCTCCCATCCTCCCCCGCGCCCGcggcctctcctcctcctctgcgacCCTCACCGCCCACTCGGCCCCACGCCGCCGCTCCGTACTTCCCCGTTCCACTTCCACTCACCTCGCCGCAGTGtcaacctccgccgccgccgtcgaggcCCCAGCAGCCACACC GTACCCAGTGTACGATCGGCTTCTGCCGTGCCCCTTGCAGGACGACCCTCCGAGAATCGAGCACCTCGTGGCTCGCGAGGACGAGGTGGCAGCCGATTTCATCTCCAGGTCGCTCGGCCTGCCTCCTCT GTATGCTGCAGACCTCATCAAGTTCGGTGCTGTCTACTACGCGCTCGTCGCGCCGCAGCCGCCTCCCTACGCTTCTCCGGAGCATTTTAAAATCTTTCGGGAAGTCACCGAGCCTTCCATCCTGCGCCGGAGGGCGTCCATTAAGGGGAAGACGGTGAGGGAGGCTCAGAAGACGTTTAGGGTGACGGACCCCAACCAGCGCCTCGAGGCCGGCACGTACCTGCGGGTTCATGTGCATCCCAAACGGTTTCCAAG GTGCTATGAAATTGAGTGGAAATCCAGAGTAATAGCAGTCGCTGATGAATATGTTGTTCTTGATAAACCTGCCGCAACATCG GTGGGCGGAGCAACTGATAACATCGAGGAATCCTGTGCAGTGTTTACTTTGCGTGCATTAGGATTGGAAACACCATTACTGACGACTCACCAGATTGACAACTGCTCTGAAGGCTGGTTTGTCACTTTACTTGATTATACTCAAATGTGGAAAATAG GAACGATTACCCATTATATGCGTCCAGTTAATCGCGCTCCTAGATTAGTTTCTGAAG ACTGTATTGAAAGATGGCATCTCTGTCAAATGGAGGTACTCAACTGTAGAAAGGTACCATGGCCAAGCTCTTCGATCAGGAAAGCTTACAATGTAAATGGTTGTGGGTGGCCACAGCAAGAAGCTGCTTATGAATGTAAAATCAATCTCTTGACAGGGAAAACCCATCAG ATAAGGGCACAGCTTGCTGCTATAGGTGCTCCAATTATAGGGGATTCTGCATATATGACTGCAGCAATGGCAGTGATGGCCAACCCAAGCATAAACCCATTCGGTAGAGAGAGGCTTAGTTACAACAGTGAAGAGGAGAAAGAAGCCACCATTGAAGCATGGATTGCCTCCCACGGCAAGGAACCAAAATCCGTGATTGGCCTGCAAGCGTCGGAGATCTCTTGGGATCACGAAGGCGAGCACCATTCTTACAAGGCTAGGGTTCCGTGGTGGCAGCAGGATTCTGTGGAGTCTGACTTGGTATGA
- the LOC136542752 gene encoding probable mitochondrial adenine nucleotide transporter BTL1 isoform X3 — MPKHLQLQTILESREAREFASGALAGAMSKAILAPLETLRTRMVVGVGSRHIFGSLVEIIEQSGWQGLWAGNTINMLRVIPTQAVELGTFECVKRSMTEAQEKWKKDGYPKIQLGNMKIELPLHFLSPVAIAGAAAGIAATLACHPLEVIKDRLTINRELYPSINLAFSRIYRTDGIGGFYAGLCPTLIGMIPYTTCYFFMYDTIKTSYCRLHKKPSLSRPELLLIGALSGLTASTISFPLEVARKRLMVGALQGKCPPNMIAALSEVIRGEGFLGLYRGWGASCLKVMPHSGITWVLYEAWKDALLAERNKLRGLAN, encoded by the exons ATGCCAAAGCACTTGCAGTTGCAG ACTATTTTGGAGAGCAGAGAGGCCAGAGAATTTGCCAGTGGGGCACTAGCTGGTGCTATGTCAAAGGCTATCCTTGCCCCTCTAGAGACTCTCAG GACAAGAATGGTTGTAGGAGTAGGATCTAGGCATATTTTTGGTAGTTTGGTGGAGATCATCGAACAAAGTGGGTGGCAAGGGCTTTGGGCAGGAAATACAATCAATATGCTCCGTGTTATTCCAACCCAAGCAGTTGAACTCGGAACATTTGAATGTGTCAAGAGGAGCATGacagaagcacaagagaaatggaaaaaggacggATACCCAAAGATACAGCTTGGTAATATgaaaatcgagcttccacttcacTTCTTATCTCCCGTTGCTATTGCCGGTGCTGCTGCTGGAATAGCTGCCACATTGGCGTGCCATCCTCTCGAAGTTATCAAG GATCGCTTGACTATCAATCGAGAGCTTTATCCAAGCATTAACCTTGCCTTCAGCAGGATCTATCGGACTGATGGTATAGGTGGTTTCTATGCTGGCCTCTGTCCAACACTAATTGGCATGATTCCTTACACCACATGCTACTTTTTTATGTATGATACAATCAAGACCTCTTACTGCCGCTTGCATAAGAAGCCATCTTTGAGTCGCCCTGAGCTTCTACTTATCGGGGCTCTTTCAG GTCTCACTGCAAGCACAATCAGCTTCCCGCTGGAGGTAGCAAGGAAGCGGCTGATGGTCGGCGCCCTGCAGGGGAAGTGCCCGCCAAACATGATTGCTGCTTTGTCAGAGGTGATCCGGGGGGAGGGCTTCCTGGGGCTTTACCGTGGGTGGGGGGCAAGCTGCCTGAAGGTCATGCCACATTCCGGCATCACCTGGGTGTTGTACGAGGCATGGAAGGATGCTCTTCTGGCTGAGAGGAACAAGCTGCGCGGCTTAGCAAATTGA
- the LOC136547402 gene encoding cis-zeatin O-glucosyltransferase 1-like, with the protein MESAAVAIVTVPFPAQGHLNQLLHLSLLLAARGLPVHFAAPEPHLREARSRLHGWGPDAALPAAVRFRALDVPAHESPAPDPRSLFPAHMQQLFEAYCGGARAPLAALLAELAATHRRVVVLHDRMAAFAAAEAARLPNAESLGVHCLAASYNVGWADREHALLRRHGLVFYPPDACATPEFVALARRMGQERRRAPGAGMVVNTCRALEGDFLDALQRIPSSDGRRLFAIGPLSPVLLPLPGAGASSGSSRRHECLDWLDAQPPSSVLYVSFGTTSSLRAEQVRELAAALRDSGARFVWVLRDADRADLRGGEGDAAAETLRAAAASELGPDGPGATGVVVTGWAPQLEILAHGATAAFMSHCGWNSTVESLSHGKPILAWPMHSDQPWDAELVCKYLRAGVLVRPWERRHDVTPAAAIRDAIDRVMASDEGAEIRRRAAALWEAVRGAVAEGGSSRQDLDELVAYVTR; encoded by the coding sequence ATGGAatccgccgccgtggccatcgtgACGGTGCCGTTCCCGGCGCAGGGCCACCTGAACCAGCTGCTGCACCTATCCCTGCTCCTCGCCGCGCGGGGGCTCCCCGTCCACTTCGCCGCGCCGGAGCCGCACCTCAGGGAGGCCCGCTCGCGCCTGCACGGCTGGGGCCCCGACGCCGCCCTCCCCGCGGCGGTGCGCTTCCGCGCGCTGGACGTCCCCGCGCACGAATCCCCCGCCCCGGACCCGCGCTCCCTGTTCCCGGCGCACATGCAGCAGCTCTTCGAGGCCTACTGCGGCGGCGCGAGGGCCCCGCTGGCCGCGCTCCTGGCGGAGCTCGCCGCGACGCACCGCCGCGTCGTCGTCCTCCACGACCGCATGGCGGCGTTCGCGGCGGCCGAGGCCGCGCGCCTGCCCAACGCCGAGTCCCTCGGCGTGCACTGCCTCGCCGCCTCCTACAACGTCGGGTGGGCGGACCGGGAGCACGCCCTGCTGCGCCGCCACGGCCTCGTCTTCTACCCGCCCGACGCCTGCGCCACCCCGGAGttcgtcgcgctcgccaggcggATGGGGCAGGAGCGACGGCGCGCGCCCGGCGCCGGCATGGTCGTCAACACCTGCCGCGCGCTCGAGGGCGACTTCCTCGACGCGCTCCAGCGGATCCCGTCCTCCGACGGCCGCAGGCTGTTCGCCATTGGGCCTCTCAGCCCGGTGCTCCTCCCACTCCCCGGCGCCGGCGCGAGCAGCGGGAGCTCGCGGCGGCACGAGTGCCTGGACTGGCTGGACGCGCAGCCGCCGTCGTCGGTGCTATACGTCTCGTTCGGCACGACGTCGTCGCTCCGCGCGGAGCAGGTGCGCGAGCTGGCCGCCGCGCTGCGGGACAGCGGGGCGCGGTTCGTGTGGGTGCTGCGTGACGCCGACCGCGCGGACCTGCGCGGAGGGGAGGGGGACGCCGCAGCCGAGACCCTCCGCGCCGCCGCTGCGTCCGAGCTCGGACCCGACGGCCCTGGAGCCACCGGTGTGGTGGTCACCGGGTGGGCGCCGCAGCTGGAGATCCTGGCGCACGGCGCGACGGCGGCGTTCATGAGTCACTGCGGCTGGAACTCCACCGTGGAGAGCCTCAGCCACGGGAAGCCCATACTGGCGTGGCCCATGCACAGCGACCAGCCCTGGGACGCCGAGCTCGTGTGCAAGTACCTCCGGGCCGGCGTGCTCGTGCGCCCCTGGGAGCGGCGCCACGACGTGACCCCCGCGGCCGCGATCCGCGACGCCATCGACAGGGTCATGGCCTCCGATGAAGGCGCCGAGATCCGACGGCGGGCCGCGGCGCTCTGGGAGGCCGTCCGCGGCGCCGTGGCCGAGGGCGGGTCATCCAGGCAGGACCTGGACGAGCTCGTCGCGTACGTGACGAGGTGA
- the LOC136542751 gene encoding RNA pseudouridine synthase 6, chloroplastic isoform X1 — MPKPVASVASLLPQLWHRPFRRAPILPRARGLSSSSATLTAHSAPRRRSVLPRSTSTHLAAVSTSAAAVEAPAATPYPVYDRLLPCPLQDDPPRIEHLVAREDEVAADFISRSLGLPPLYAADLIKFGAVYYALVAPQPPPYASPEHFKIFREVTEPSILRRRASIKGKTVREAQKTFRVTDPNQRLEAGTYLRVHVHPKRFPRCYEIEWKSRVIAVADEYVVLDKPAATSVGGATDNIEESCAVFTLRALGLETPLLTTHQIDNCSEGCVVLSKTKEFCSVFHGLIREKQVKKLYLALTTAPVSTGTITHYMRPVNRAPRLVSEDCIERWHLCQMEVLNCRKVPWPSSSIRKAYNVNGCGWPQQEAAYECKINLLTGKTHQIRAQLAAIGAPIIGDSAYMTAAMAVMANPSINPFGRERLSYNSEEEKEATIEAWIASHGKEPKSVIGLQASEISWDHEGEHHSYKARVPWWQQDSVESDLV; from the exons ATGCCGAAGCCAGTGGCCTCCGTCGCTTCCCTCCTCCCGCAGCTATGGCACCGCCCCTTCCGTCGCGCTCCCATCCTCCCCCGCGCCCGcggcctctcctcctcctctgcgacCCTCACCGCCCACTCGGCCCCACGCCGCCGCTCCGTACTTCCCCGTTCCACTTCCACTCACCTCGCCGCAGTGtcaacctccgccgccgccgtcgaggcCCCAGCAGCCACACC GTACCCAGTGTACGATCGGCTTCTGCCGTGCCCCTTGCAGGACGACCCTCCGAGAATCGAGCACCTCGTGGCTCGCGAGGACGAGGTGGCAGCCGATTTCATCTCCAGGTCGCTCGGCCTGCCTCCTCT GTATGCTGCAGACCTCATCAAGTTCGGTGCTGTCTACTACGCGCTCGTCGCGCCGCAGCCGCCTCCCTACGCTTCTCCGGAGCATTTTAAAATCTTTCGGGAAGTCACCGAGCCTTCCATCCTGCGCCGGAGGGCGTCCATTAAGGGGAAGACGGTGAGGGAGGCTCAGAAGACGTTTAGGGTGACGGACCCCAACCAGCGCCTCGAGGCCGGCACGTACCTGCGGGTTCATGTGCATCCCAAACGGTTTCCAAG GTGCTATGAAATTGAGTGGAAATCCAGAGTAATAGCAGTCGCTGATGAATATGTTGTTCTTGATAAACCTGCCGCAACATCG GTGGGCGGAGCAACTGATAACATCGAGGAATCCTGTGCAGTGTTTACTTTGCGTGCATTAGGATTGGAAACACCATTACTGACGACTCACCAGATTGACAACTGCTCTGAAGGCTG TGTGGTACTATCTAAAACGAAAGAGTTCTGCTCAGTTTTCCATGGACTGATAAGG GAGAAACAGGTTAAAAAACTTTATCTTGCACTTACTACAGCACCTGTGTCAACAGGAACGATTACCCATTATATGCGTCCAGTTAATCGCGCTCCTAGATTAGTTTCTGAAG ACTGTATTGAAAGATGGCATCTCTGTCAAATGGAGGTACTCAACTGTAGAAAGGTACCATGGCCAAGCTCTTCGATCAGGAAAGCTTACAATGTAAATGGTTGTGGGTGGCCACAGCAAGAAGCTGCTTATGAATGTAAAATCAATCTCTTGACAGGGAAAACCCATCAG ATAAGGGCACAGCTTGCTGCTATAGGTGCTCCAATTATAGGGGATTCTGCATATATGACTGCAGCAATGGCAGTGATGGCCAACCCAAGCATAAACCCATTCGGTAGAGAGAGGCTTAGTTACAACAGTGAAGAGGAGAAAGAAGCCACCATTGAAGCATGGATTGCCTCCCACGGCAAGGAACCAAAATCCGTGATTGGCCTGCAAGCGTCGGAGATCTCTTGGGATCACGAAGGCGAGCACCATTCTTACAAGGCTAGGGTTCCGTGGTGGCAGCAGGATTCTGTGGAGTCTGACTTGGTATGA